The following are encoded together in the Streptomyces sp. NBC_00341 genome:
- a CDS encoding precorrin-2 C(20)-methyltransferase, with translation MSEQKNGRLYGVGLGPGDPALMTVRAVQVIAEADVVAYHSARHGRSIARSIAAGYIRPDHIEEALVYPVTTETTDHPGGYRGALDDFYAEAAARLAVHLDAGRTVAVLAEGDPLFYGSYMHMHKRLADRYPTEVIPGVTSVSAAAARLGTPLVEGEEVLTILPGTLPEEELTARLAATDTAVVMKLGRTFPAVRRAFEASGRLPEARYVERATMAGERTGELAEIEAGSVPYFAVAVLPSRIDAPRPEGTPGGGEVAVVGTGPAGPLWLTPETRGALAAADDVVGYTTYLDRVPVRPGQSRHGSDNKVESERAEFALDLARRGRRVAVVSGGDPGVFAMATAVLETASQDRYADVPVRVLPGVTAANAAAARAGAPLGHDYATISLSDRLKPWEVIAERLRAAACADLVLALYNPGSRSRTWQVGKARDLLLEHRSPDTPVVLGRDVGGPAESVRTVRLADLDPAEVDMRTILIVGSSQTRWVRRGDGRQIVWTPRRYPEG, from the coding sequence AGGTCATCGCGGAGGCCGATGTCGTCGCCTATCACAGCGCCCGGCACGGACGGTCGATCGCCCGGTCCATCGCGGCCGGGTACATCCGCCCCGACCACATCGAAGAGGCCCTGGTCTACCCCGTCACGACGGAGACCACGGACCATCCGGGCGGCTACCGGGGCGCGCTGGACGACTTCTACGCCGAGGCGGCGGCCCGGCTCGCGGTCCACCTCGACGCGGGGCGCACGGTCGCCGTGCTCGCCGAGGGCGATCCGCTCTTCTACGGCTCGTACATGCATATGCACAAGCGGCTCGCCGACCGCTACCCCACCGAGGTGATCCCCGGTGTCACCTCGGTCAGCGCGGCGGCCGCCCGGCTCGGCACCCCGCTCGTCGAGGGCGAGGAGGTGCTGACCATCCTGCCCGGCACCCTGCCGGAGGAGGAGCTGACCGCCCGGCTGGCCGCCACGGACACCGCCGTGGTGATGAAGCTGGGCCGGACGTTCCCCGCGGTGCGCCGCGCCTTCGAGGCGTCGGGGCGGCTGCCGGAGGCCCGTTACGTGGAACGCGCCACGATGGCCGGGGAGCGCACGGGCGAGCTGGCCGAAATCGAGGCCGGCTCCGTACCGTACTTCGCGGTCGCGGTGCTGCCCAGCAGGATCGACGCGCCGCGTCCCGAGGGCACTCCGGGCGGCGGTGAGGTCGCCGTGGTCGGCACCGGGCCCGCCGGACCGCTGTGGCTGACGCCCGAGACGCGCGGGGCGCTGGCCGCCGCCGACGACGTGGTGGGCTACACCACCTATCTGGACCGGGTACCGGTCCGGCCGGGGCAGTCCCGGCACGGCTCGGACAACAAGGTCGAGTCGGAGCGCGCCGAATTCGCCCTGGACCTGGCGCGTCGCGGGCGGCGCGTGGCAGTGGTGTCCGGCGGAGACCCCGGGGTCTTCGCCATGGCGACGGCCGTCCTGGAGACGGCCTCCCAGGACCGGTACGCGGACGTGCCGGTACGGGTGCTGCCGGGCGTGACGGCGGCCAACGCGGCGGCCGCACGGGCGGGGGCGCCGCTGGGCCACGACTACGCCACGATCTCGCTCTCCGACCGGCTCAAGCCGTGGGAGGTCATCGCGGAGCGGTTGCGCGCCGCGGCCTGTGCGGACCTGGTGCTCGCGCTGTACAACCCCGGCTCACGCAGCCGGACCTGGCAGGTCGGCAAGGCGCGCGACCTCCTCCTGGAGCACCGCTCACCGGACACCCCGGTGGTGCTCGGCCGGGACGTCGGCGGACCGGCCGAGAGCGTACGCACGGTGCGGCTGGCCGATCTCGACCCGGCCGAGGTCGACATGCGCACGATCCTGATCGTCGGGTCCTCGCAGACGCGCTGGGTGCGGCGCGGTGACGGGCGCCAGATCGTCTGGACGCCGCGCCGCTACCCGGAGGGCTGA